The proteins below come from a single Stutzerimonas stutzeri RCH2 genomic window:
- a CDS encoding HNH endonuclease: MLFPYTYVPHQMEKMQAFIDFIFHEVWCKAPASGDYGLDLFLANPELHEVMTAFHYDDSNGAEFFSGHVERIYGFFSVLSDAQIRQFQQWYQGNNDLEKVCANDPATQLARYGDIAVNHKDLAVQLGTFFKGLYSQSLLNLVALRGKIGDIDDHYQMFVQANKAGKCPFCGVNDLLGEYHNKREAYDHYLPKALYPFNSINFRNLVPACHHCNSSYKTSKDPAYTPKDPARAVQRRAVFYPYKPAAQSIELQITLQHSDIAKLAPADITLHFGPAAVAEEIETWKDVYGIEERYKAKLCTESDGKAWLTQVLDEWKELGRDPQDFLQTLTFNTKKRPFTDCNFLKKPFLDACHQIGVL, encoded by the coding sequence ATGTTGTTTCCGTACACCTACGTGCCACACCAGATGGAGAAGATGCAGGCGTTCATCGACTTCATCTTTCATGAGGTCTGGTGCAAAGCGCCGGCAAGCGGCGATTACGGCCTGGATTTATTTCTTGCGAACCCTGAACTGCATGAAGTGATGACTGCATTTCACTATGACGACAGCAATGGCGCGGAGTTTTTCTCTGGCCATGTGGAACGCATCTACGGCTTCTTCTCGGTTCTATCCGACGCGCAGATCAGACAGTTTCAGCAGTGGTATCAAGGCAATAACGACCTGGAGAAAGTGTGTGCCAATGATCCGGCAACACAACTCGCCCGTTACGGCGACATCGCTGTCAATCACAAAGACCTTGCCGTCCAGCTCGGCACGTTTTTCAAGGGCCTGTATTCGCAATCGCTTCTGAACCTCGTCGCATTGCGCGGCAAGATCGGTGACATTGACGACCACTATCAAATGTTCGTGCAGGCCAATAAGGCTGGGAAATGCCCGTTTTGTGGTGTCAACGATCTCCTGGGCGAGTACCACAACAAGCGCGAAGCCTACGACCATTACTTGCCCAAGGCGTTGTACCCGTTCAACTCCATCAACTTCCGCAACCTTGTCCCGGCTTGTCACCACTGCAACAGCAGCTACAAGACCAGCAAGGATCCCGCCTACACACCCAAAGACCCCGCCAGAGCAGTTCAACGTCGTGCTGTTTTCTACCCTTACAAACCAGCAGCGCAGTCCATCGAGCTACAGATCACTTTGCAGCATTCAGACATCGCCAAGCTGGCCCCGGCTGATATCACCCTACACTTTGGCCCAGCCGCTGTTGCCGAAGAAATCGAAACGTGGAAGGACGTTTACGGCATTGAAGAACGCTACAAAGCCAAGCTCTGCACAGAAAGCGATGGCAAGGCCTGGCTAACGCAGGTATTGGATGAGTGGAAGGAGCTGGGTCGAGATCCGCAAGATTTTCTGCAGACCTTGACGTTCAATACGAAAAAACGCCCATTCACTGACTGCAATTTTCTCAAAAAGCCTTTTCTCGATGCTTGTCATCAGATCGGTGTTCTTTGA
- a CDS encoding ABC transporter ATP-binding protein: MNPPMDRDQLRVSDLHAFYGESHILHGVDLVVGRGELVTLLGRNGAGRSTTLRAIMNMVGRRTGSIVVNGNETIGMPAHQIPRLGVGYCPEERGIFASLSVEENLLLPPTVRSGGMSLDELYEMFPNLYERRFSQGTRLSGGEQQMLAMARILRTGANLLLLDEITEGLAPVIVQKLGEVLIKLKQRGLTIVLVEQNFRFAAPLADRHYVMEHGRIIEEIEAADLDSKKDFLNSCLGV, encoded by the coding sequence ATGAATCCACCCATGGACCGCGATCAGCTGCGCGTCAGCGATCTGCATGCCTTCTACGGCGAGTCGCACATTCTGCACGGTGTCGATCTGGTGGTTGGCCGCGGCGAGCTGGTGACCCTGCTCGGACGCAACGGCGCCGGGCGCTCCACCACGCTGCGCGCGATCATGAACATGGTCGGTCGCCGCACCGGCTCCATCGTGGTCAACGGCAACGAGACCATCGGCATGCCGGCCCACCAGATTCCGCGGCTGGGCGTTGGCTACTGCCCGGAAGAGCGCGGCATCTTCGCTAGCCTGAGCGTCGAGGAAAACCTCCTGCTGCCGCCCACGGTGCGCAGCGGCGGCATGAGCCTGGACGAACTCTACGAGATGTTTCCCAACCTCTACGAACGTCGCTTCAGCCAGGGCACGCGGCTCTCCGGCGGCGAGCAGCAGATGCTGGCCATGGCGCGCATCCTGCGCACCGGCGCCAACCTGCTGCTGCTCGACGAGATCACCGAAGGCCTGGCGCCGGTCATCGTGCAGAAGCTTGGCGAGGTACTGATCAAGCTCAAGCAGCGCGGCCTGACCATCGTCCTGGTGGAGCAGAACTTCCGCTTCGCCGCGCCGTTGGCCGACCGCCATTACGTCATGGAGCACGGCCGCATCATCGAAGAGATCGAGGCGGCCGACCTGGATTCGAAGAAGGATTTCCTCAATTCCTGTCTCGGGGTGTGA
- a CDS encoding ABC transporter substrate-binding protein, giving the protein MSFFRKSASAILASSLIASAAQAEISNDEIRIGYLADMSGTYRDLSGPGGLEALKMAVEDFGGKVDGKKIVVFHADDLNKPDVGANTVRQWIDERNVDMVTGMVASSVVLAASKVVEQGGKLALISGAAASSITNEFCSPNHIHWTYDTYALANGTAKAVLADGGKSWYILTADYAFGHAMEADITKVVEGDGGSVVGKVRHPFPSNDFSSYMLQAQGSGAEVIALANAGADTVNSLKTASEFGVTQSGQKLAGMVVFLNDIHAMGLDVTQGLMLTTGWYWDMNDDTRAWAKRYYERTKRMPGMVHAGIYSATTHYLNAVKAAGTDETVAVRAQMAKTPINDMFAKDGRIREDGRMVHDMYLVQVKTPAESTGEWDLYKVVSTIPGEQAYRPIAETQCTKLVAKD; this is encoded by the coding sequence ATGAGCTTTTTCCGCAAGAGTGCGAGCGCCATCCTGGCTTCTTCCCTGATCGCCTCGGCCGCCCAGGCCGAGATCAGCAACGACGAGATCCGTATCGGCTACCTGGCCGATATGTCCGGCACCTATCGCGACCTGTCCGGCCCGGGCGGCCTGGAGGCGCTGAAGATGGCGGTGGAGGATTTCGGCGGCAAGGTCGATGGCAAAAAGATCGTCGTCTTCCATGCCGACGACCTGAACAAGCCTGACGTCGGCGCCAACACTGTGCGCCAGTGGATCGACGAGCGTAACGTCGACATGGTGACCGGCATGGTCGCCAGCTCCGTGGTACTGGCGGCGAGCAAGGTGGTGGAGCAGGGCGGCAAGCTGGCGCTGATCTCCGGTGCCGCGGCTTCCAGCATCACCAATGAGTTCTGCTCGCCGAACCACATCCACTGGACCTACGACACCTACGCGCTGGCCAATGGCACGGCCAAGGCAGTGCTCGCCGATGGAGGCAAGAGCTGGTACATCCTCACCGCCGACTATGCCTTCGGCCACGCCATGGAAGCCGACATCACCAAGGTGGTGGAAGGTGATGGCGGGAGTGTCGTCGGCAAGGTTCGCCATCCGTTCCCGAGCAATGATTTCTCCTCGTACATGTTGCAAGCGCAAGGCTCCGGTGCCGAGGTGATCGCCCTGGCCAACGCCGGCGCCGATACGGTCAACTCGCTGAAGACTGCCAGCGAATTCGGCGTTACCCAGTCCGGGCAGAAGCTCGCCGGGATGGTGGTGTTCCTCAACGACATCCATGCCATGGGCCTGGATGTGACCCAGGGCCTGATGCTGACTACCGGCTGGTACTGGGACATGAACGATGACACCCGTGCCTGGGCCAAGCGCTACTACGAGCGCACCAAGCGCATGCCGGGCATGGTGCACGCCGGCATCTATTCGGCCACCACCCATTATCTGAACGCGGTGAAAGCCGCCGGCACCGACGAGACGGTCGCGGTACGTGCGCAGATGGCCAAGACCCCGATCAACGACATGTTCGCCAAGGACGGTCGCATCCGTGAGGACGGCCGCATGGTCCACGACATGTATCTGGTGCAGGTCAAGACGCCGGCCGAATCGACTGGCGAGTGGGACTTGTACAAGGTGGTCAGCACCATTCCAGGCGAGCAGGCCTACCGGCCGATCGCCGAAACCCAATGCACCAAGCTGGTCGCCAAGGACTGA
- a CDS encoding branched-chain amino acid ABC transporter permease, whose product MTLVFGVPLSVLLGQLLLGLINGAFYALLSLGLAIIFGLLRIINFAHGAQYMLGAFVAFLGLNYLGVSYWFALVLAPLVVGCLGMAIERGLLRRIAGEDHLYGLLLTFGLALIVEGSFVKLFGVSGSSYPMPELLRGGFNLGFMFLPTYRAWVIVAALVVCLATWYVIERTRLGSYLRAGTENPKLMQGFGINVPLLVTLTYGYGVALAAFAGVLAAPIYAVTPGMGSNLLIVVFAVVVIGGMGSILGAIVTGIAMGLIEGLTKVFYPEAANTVVFLVMVAVLLIRPAGLFGKEA is encoded by the coding sequence ATGACTCTCGTATTCGGCGTACCCCTGAGCGTGCTGCTCGGGCAGCTGCTGCTCGGCCTGATCAACGGCGCGTTCTACGCGCTGCTGAGCCTGGGCCTGGCGATCATCTTCGGCCTGCTGCGCATCATCAACTTCGCCCATGGCGCCCAGTACATGCTCGGCGCTTTCGTGGCCTTCCTCGGGCTGAACTACCTGGGTGTGAGCTACTGGTTCGCACTGGTGCTGGCGCCGTTGGTAGTGGGCTGTCTGGGCATGGCCATCGAGCGCGGGCTGCTGCGGCGCATCGCCGGTGAAGACCACCTTTACGGATTGCTGCTGACCTTCGGCCTGGCGCTGATCGTCGAGGGCAGCTTCGTCAAGCTGTTCGGCGTGTCCGGCTCGTCCTATCCGATGCCGGAGCTGCTGCGCGGCGGCTTCAATCTTGGCTTCATGTTCCTGCCGACCTACCGCGCCTGGGTAATCGTCGCCGCGCTGGTGGTGTGCCTGGCGACCTGGTACGTCATCGAACGCACCCGGCTGGGTTCCTACCTGCGCGCCGGCACCGAGAACCCGAAACTGATGCAGGGCTTCGGCATCAACGTACCGCTGCTGGTGACCCTGACCTATGGCTATGGCGTGGCGCTGGCGGCGTTCGCCGGCGTGCTGGCGGCGCCGATCTACGCGGTGACACCGGGCATGGGCTCGAATCTGCTGATCGTGGTGTTCGCCGTGGTGGTGATTGGCGGCATGGGGTCGATCCTCGGCGCCATCGTTACCGGTATCGCCATGGGCCTGATCGAGGGCCTGACCAAGGTGTTCTATCCGGAAGCGGCCAACACCGTGGTGTTCCTGGTCATGGTGGCGGTGCTGCTGATTCGTCCTGCGGGACTCTTTGGTAAGGAGGCATGA
- a CDS encoding OprD family porin — protein sequence MQLKPASRTLLAASIAAVALGASGVASAAFIEDSKAAVELRNFYMNRDFRQSGAAQSKAEEWAQGFILKMESGYTEGPVGFGLDAVGLLGVKLDSSPDRTGTGILQRDRNAPNRAQDDYGSAGLTAKAKLSATTLHVGTLQPVVPVLMRNDSRLLPQTYRGAWLQSKEVSGLTLDLGMLDRVNQRDSSDNEEMTVFNAGRRNITFGSGGSTSDEFLFAGGRYDWSPQLATSYYYGGLDGIYDQHNFNLVHVLPLGDKQSFKTDLRFVRSTDDGGSNVDNDAFGALFTYKLGGHGFTGGYQHMRGDTGFAYVAGGDNALINLLQINDFGNEDERSWQVRYDYDFAAMGVPGLTLMTRYVSGDNVDRGAGASEGKTWERNTDIAYVIQSGPLKNLGLKLRNATTRSNFQNDLDENRVIVSYSLPLW from the coding sequence ATGCAACTGAAACCAGCAAGCCGAACCCTTCTGGCCGCCAGCATCGCCGCCGTCGCCCTCGGCGCATCGGGCGTGGCCTCGGCCGCTTTCATCGAAGACAGCAAGGCCGCTGTCGAACTGCGCAACTTCTATATGAACCGCGACTTCCGGCAATCTGGCGCCGCTCAGTCCAAGGCCGAGGAGTGGGCCCAGGGCTTCATCCTGAAAATGGAATCCGGCTACACCGAAGGCCCGGTCGGCTTCGGTCTGGACGCCGTCGGGCTGCTGGGCGTGAAGCTCGATTCCAGTCCGGACCGTACCGGCACCGGCATCCTGCAGCGCGATCGCAACGCGCCTAACCGCGCCCAGGATGATTACGGCTCGGCCGGCCTGACGGCAAAGGCCAAGCTGTCCGCCACCACCCTGCACGTCGGTACCCTGCAGCCGGTGGTGCCCGTGCTGATGCGCAACGACAGCCGCCTGCTGCCACAGACCTACCGTGGCGCCTGGCTGCAGAGCAAGGAGGTCAGCGGTCTGACGCTGGACCTGGGTATGCTGGACCGCGTCAACCAGCGCGACTCCTCGGACAACGAGGAAATGACAGTCTTCAACGCTGGTCGGCGCAATATCACCTTCGGTAGCGGGGGCAGTACCAGCGATGAATTCCTCTTCGCCGGAGGTCGCTACGACTGGTCGCCGCAACTGGCCACCAGTTACTACTACGGTGGGCTGGACGGCATCTACGACCAGCACAACTTCAATCTGGTCCATGTGCTGCCACTGGGCGACAAGCAGAGCTTCAAGACCGACCTGCGCTTCGTCCGTTCGACTGACGATGGCGGCAGCAATGTCGACAACGATGCGTTCGGCGCACTGTTCACCTACAAGCTCGGCGGCCACGGCTTCACCGGCGGCTATCAGCACATGCGCGGCGACACCGGTTTCGCCTATGTCGCCGGGGGTGACAACGCGCTGATCAACCTGCTGCAGATCAACGACTTCGGCAACGAGGACGAGCGTTCCTGGCAGGTCCGCTACGACTACGACTTCGCCGCCATGGGCGTTCCCGGGCTGACGCTGATGACCCGTTACGTTTCGGGTGACAACGTCGACCGCGGTGCCGGCGCCAGTGAAGGCAAGACCTGGGAGCGCAACACTGATATTGCCTACGTCATCCAGAGTGGCCCGCTGAAGAATCTCGGCCTGAAGCTGCGCAACGCCACTACGCGAAGCAACTTCCAGAACGACCTGGACGAGAATCGCGTCATCGTCAGCTACAGCTTGCCGCTCTGGTAA
- a CDS encoding peroxidase-related enzyme (This protein belongs to a clade of uncharacterized proteins related to peroxidases such as the alkylhydroperoxidase AhpD.), with the protein MALPIAQSISRFPLPNSLDALPADLRERILAVQEKAGFIPNVFLMLAHRPAEFRAFFAYHDALMEREADSLTQAEKEMIVVAVSADHGCLYCVVAHGAILRILAKDAQLADQIAVNYRTAPISERQRTMLDFALHLAAERGVLDDAWQARLEAQGFSLDDIWDIGAIAGLFGLSNRLVSVARTPPNDEFYLLGRVPRSPAR; encoded by the coding sequence ATGGCGCTGCCTATTGCTCAGTCGATCAGCCGTTTTCCGCTGCCCAACAGCCTAGACGCACTGCCTGCTGACCTGCGCGAACGGATTCTCGCCGTGCAGGAAAAGGCCGGATTCATCCCCAACGTGTTTCTCATGCTGGCCCATCGGCCGGCGGAGTTCCGTGCCTTCTTCGCCTATCACGATGCGCTGATGGAGCGCGAAGCCGACAGCCTGACCCAGGCCGAGAAGGAGATGATCGTGGTCGCGGTCAGCGCCGACCACGGCTGCCTGTATTGCGTGGTCGCCCATGGCGCGATCCTGCGCATCCTCGCCAAGGATGCGCAGCTGGCCGATCAGATCGCCGTCAACTACCGCACCGCACCGATCTCCGAACGCCAGCGCACCATGCTCGATTTCGCCCTGCACCTGGCCGCCGAGCGCGGCGTGCTCGACGACGCCTGGCAGGCGCGGCTGGAAGCCCAGGGTTTCAGCCTCGATGACATCTGGGATATCGGCGCCATCGCCGGGCTGTTCGGCCTCTCCAACCGCCTGGTGTCCGTGGCGCGCACGCCACCCAACGACGAGTTCTATCTGCTGGGCCGTGTGCCCAGGAGCCCCGCGCGCTGA
- a CDS encoding AMP-binding protein has protein sequence MSLPSYTCGPQSKPLLPMTIGAAFDRTVERFPQREALVVRHQQLRYTWAELAEAVDRCARGLLALGLQAGERVGIWSPNNAQWCITQFATAKIGVVLVNINPAYRLSELEYALKQSGCRWLICADAFKTSDYHAMLHELLPELESAAVGALQSHMLPELRGVISLCDKPVDGMLQWQALMEMAEQVGPEQLRQCGERLQFDDPINIQYTSGTTGFPKGATLSHYNILNNGYMVGESLRLTEHDRLVIPVPLYHCFGMVMGNLGCVTHGTTMIYPSAAFEPLAALQAAAEEKATGMYGVPTMFIAMLDHPERQSLDLSSLRTGIMAGSTCPIEVMKRVIDDMHLAEMQIAYGMTETSPVSTQTSADDDLERRVTSVGRTQPHLESKIVDEHGAVVPRGQIGELCTRGYSVMLGYWNNPDATRDAIDGARWMHTGDLAVMDDEGYIKIVGRNKDMIIRGGENVYPREIEEFLFTHPAVADVQVIGVPDSKFGEEIVAWVKLHPGHEVEGEALREFCKGRIAHFKTPRHIKFVDDFPMTISGKVQKFRMREISVVELGISEQH, from the coding sequence ATGAGTCTTCCGAGCTATACCTGCGGACCGCAGAGCAAACCCCTGTTGCCCATGACCATCGGCGCGGCCTTCGACCGTACCGTGGAGCGCTTTCCCCAGCGTGAGGCCCTGGTGGTGCGCCATCAGCAGCTGCGTTACACCTGGGCGGAACTGGCGGAGGCGGTGGACCGTTGTGCGCGTGGCCTGCTGGCCCTCGGACTGCAAGCTGGCGAACGAGTGGGCATCTGGTCACCGAACAATGCCCAGTGGTGCATCACCCAGTTCGCCACCGCGAAGATCGGCGTGGTGCTGGTCAACATCAACCCCGCCTACCGCCTCAGTGAACTCGAATACGCCTTGAAGCAGTCCGGCTGCCGCTGGCTGATCTGCGCCGATGCCTTCAAGACGTCCGATTACCACGCCATGCTCCACGAGCTGCTGCCAGAGCTGGAAAGCGCCGCCGTCGGTGCCCTGCAGAGCCATATGCTGCCCGAGCTGCGCGGGGTGATCAGCCTGTGCGACAAGCCGGTGGACGGCATGCTGCAGTGGCAGGCGCTGATGGAGATGGCCGAGCAGGTCGGCCCCGAGCAGCTGCGCCAGTGTGGCGAGCGCCTGCAGTTCGACGACCCCATCAACATCCAGTACACCTCCGGCACCACGGGCTTTCCGAAAGGCGCCACCCTCAGTCACTACAACATCCTCAACAACGGCTACATGGTCGGCGAGAGTCTCAGGCTGACCGAGCACGACCGCCTGGTGATCCCGGTGCCGCTGTACCACTGCTTCGGCATGGTCATGGGCAACCTCGGTTGCGTTACCCATGGCACCACCATGATCTATCCGAGCGCCGCCTTCGAGCCGCTGGCGGCGCTGCAGGCCGCGGCCGAGGAAAAGGCCACCGGCATGTATGGCGTGCCGACCATGTTCATTGCCATGCTCGACCACCCGGAGCGCCAGTCGCTGGACCTGAGCAGCCTGCGCACCGGCATCATGGCCGGCTCGACCTGCCCGATCGAGGTGATGAAACGCGTCATCGACGACATGCACCTGGCGGAAATGCAGATTGCCTACGGCATGACCGAAACCAGCCCGGTCTCCACCCAGACCAGCGCCGACGACGACCTGGAACGCCGCGTGACCAGCGTCGGCCGCACCCAGCCGCATCTGGAAAGCAAGATCGTCGACGAGCACGGCGCGGTGGTGCCGCGTGGGCAGATCGGCGAACTCTGCACCCGCGGCTACAGCGTGATGCTCGGCTACTGGAACAACCCGGACGCCACCCGCGATGCCATCGACGGCGCGCGCTGGATGCATACCGGCGACCTCGCGGTGATGGACGACGAGGGTTACATCAAGATCGTCGGCCGCAACAAGGACATGATCATCCGCGGCGGCGAGAACGTGTACCCGCGCGAGATCGAGGAATTCCTCTTCACCCATCCGGCGGTGGCCGACGTGCAGGTGATCGGCGTGCCGGACAGCAAGTTCGGCGAGGAGATCGTCGCCTGGGTCAAGCTGCACCCGGGCCATGAGGTCGAGGGCGAGGCGCTGCGCGAGTTCTGCAAGGGCCGCATCGCCCACTTCAAAACGCCGCGGCACATCAAATTCGTCGACGATTTCCCGATGACCATCAGCGGCAAGGTGCAGAAGTTCCGCATGCGCGAAATCAGCGTGGTCGAGCTGGGCATCAGCGAACAGCACTGA
- a CDS encoding branched-chain amino acid ABC transporter permease, whose protein sequence is MTNPANVQAAALRHASVVRERRHAAARRQKVFYAVLLVIALLAPLAVYPVFLMKLLCFALFACAFNLLLGYAGLLSFGHAAFFATGGYITGYMLSSYSGLSTELGILAGTLASTVLGGLFGMLAIRRQGIYFAMITLALAQLVFFVFVQAPFTGGENGLQGVPRGHLFGLVDMKNNMAMYYFVLAVFVLGFAIIQRTIHSPYGQVLKAIRENEPRAVSLGYNVDRHKLLAFVISAALAGLAGATKTVVFQLASLTDAHWHMSGEVILMTLLGGVGTILGPLVGATVVVTLQSSLSNGPLGEWVHVILGVIFVLCVLLFRSGIVGWLERLVKRNFK, encoded by the coding sequence ATGACGAATCCAGCAAACGTGCAGGCCGCAGCGCTGCGGCATGCCAGCGTGGTACGCGAGCGCAGGCATGCAGCCGCGCGGCGGCAGAAGGTCTTCTATGCGGTGCTGCTGGTGATCGCTCTGTTGGCGCCGCTGGCGGTGTATCCGGTGTTCCTGATGAAGCTGCTGTGCTTCGCGCTGTTCGCCTGCGCCTTCAACCTGCTGCTGGGCTACGCGGGGCTGCTGTCCTTCGGCCATGCCGCGTTCTTCGCCACCGGCGGCTACATCACCGGCTACATGCTGAGCAGCTATAGCGGGCTCAGCACCGAGCTGGGCATCCTTGCCGGCACCCTGGCCTCGACGGTGCTAGGGGGGCTGTTCGGCATGCTGGCGATTCGCAGGCAGGGCATCTACTTCGCCATGATCACCCTGGCGCTGGCGCAGTTGGTGTTCTTCGTCTTCGTCCAGGCGCCGTTCACCGGCGGCGAAAACGGTCTGCAGGGCGTCCCGCGTGGACATCTGTTCGGCCTTGTCGACATGAAGAACAACATGGCCATGTACTACTTCGTGCTGGCGGTGTTCGTCCTTGGCTTCGCCATCATCCAGCGCACCATCCATTCGCCGTACGGCCAGGTGCTCAAGGCCATCCGCGAGAACGAGCCGCGTGCGGTGTCGCTCGGCTACAACGTCGATCGGCACAAGCTGCTGGCGTTCGTCATCTCCGCGGCGCTTGCCGGCCTGGCTGGCGCGACCAAGACCGTGGTGTTTCAGCTGGCCTCGCTGACCGACGCGCACTGGCACATGTCCGGCGAGGTCATCCTGATGACCCTGCTTGGCGGCGTCGGCACCATCCTCGGGCCGCTGGTCGGCGCCACCGTGGTGGTGACGCTGCAGAGTTCGCTGTCCAACGGACCACTTGGGGAGTGGGTGCACGTCATTCTCGGGGTGATCTTCGTGCTCTGCGTGCTGCTGTTCCGCTCCGGCATCGTCGGCTGGCTGGAACGGCTGGTTAAGCGCAACTTCAAGTAG
- a CDS encoding ABC transporter ATP-binding protein produces the protein MEPEFVLETRGLTKEFRGFTAVDSVDLKVRQGHIHALIGPNGAGKTTVFNLLTKFLTPTRGEILYRGKNITSMKANEIARLGLVRSFQISAVFGHMSVLENVRVALQQKMGNSFHFWRSERSLRELDDQVMQLLAEVDLQSFAQTLAVELPYGRKRALELATTLALDPFVLLLDEPTQGMGSEDVDMVVELVRKAAANRTVLMVEHNLSVVSRLCDRITVLARGSVLAEGDYESVSANPQVREAYLGSEAAALEEAHA, from the coding sequence ATGGAACCAGAGTTCGTGCTGGAAACGCGCGGCCTGACCAAGGAATTCCGCGGCTTCACCGCAGTGGATTCCGTCGATCTGAAGGTCCGTCAGGGTCACATCCATGCGCTTATCGGCCCCAACGGCGCCGGCAAGACCACCGTATTCAATCTGCTCACCAAATTCCTCACGCCTACCCGCGGCGAGATCCTCTATCGCGGCAAGAACATCACCTCGATGAAGGCCAACGAGATCGCCCGGCTCGGCCTGGTGCGCTCGTTCCAGATTTCCGCAGTGTTCGGCCACATGAGCGTGCTGGAGAACGTGCGTGTAGCGCTGCAGCAGAAGATGGGCAACTCCTTCCATTTCTGGAGATCCGAACGCAGCCTGCGCGAGCTGGACGACCAGGTGATGCAGCTGCTCGCTGAAGTCGACCTGCAATCCTTCGCCCAGACCCTGGCAGTCGAGCTGCCCTACGGCCGCAAGCGCGCGCTGGAGCTGGCCACCACCCTGGCGCTCGACCCCTTCGTGCTGCTGCTCGACGAACCGACCCAGGGCATGGGCAGCGAAGACGTCGACATGGTCGTCGAGCTGGTGCGCAAGGCCGCGGCCAACCGTACGGTGCTGATGGTCGAGCACAACCTCAGCGTGGTCAGCCGCCTGTGCGATCGCATCACTGTGCTGGCGCGCGGATCAGTACTCGCCGAGGGCGATTACGAAAGCGTTTCGGCCAACCCGCAGGTGCGCGAGGCCTACCTCGGCAGCGAAGCCGCGGCACTTGAGGAGGCGCACGCATGA
- a CDS encoding integrase domain-containing protein yields MDDLTYTLRQLCQRNRDGSYNTQADRMRSLALAARQLREAGFRQMKASSLKGKHVQALLDRWQGEGLSSGTIKNRLSHLRWWAEKIGKSGILPADNMQLGVAERRYVTNISKAQELGTGFEQVSDAHVRMSLQLQAAFGLRREEAIKFQPSYADRGDHIALKGSWTKGGRERTVPITTTGQRDVLQAAHRLAGTGSLIPANKTYIQQRHIYDGQCKAAGLSNMHGLRHRYAQMRYETLTGWKSPAAGGPGTAQLDLSQRLADQQARQQISRELGHERMKVTAIYLGS; encoded by the coding sequence ATGGACGACTTGACCTATACCCTGCGGCAGCTCTGCCAGCGCAACCGTGACGGTAGCTACAACACACAGGCCGACCGGATGCGTTCTCTCGCGCTGGCTGCGCGGCAACTACGCGAGGCCGGTTTCCGACAGATGAAGGCTTCGTCGCTCAAGGGCAAGCACGTCCAGGCGTTGCTAGATCGCTGGCAAGGCGAAGGTTTGTCGTCGGGCACCATCAAGAATCGGCTCTCTCACCTGCGCTGGTGGGCCGAGAAAATCGGCAAGTCTGGCATCTTGCCGGCGGACAACATGCAGCTTGGCGTGGCCGAGCGCCGCTACGTGACCAACATCAGCAAGGCCCAGGAGCTGGGCACAGGTTTTGAACAGGTCAGCGACGCGCACGTACGCATGAGCCTTCAGCTACAGGCCGCCTTCGGATTGCGTCGGGAGGAAGCGATCAAGTTCCAGCCCAGTTATGCGGATCGGGGTGACCACATCGCCCTCAAGGGATCGTGGACGAAGGGCGGCCGGGAGCGAACTGTGCCCATCACCACGACAGGGCAACGCGACGTACTCCAGGCTGCGCACCGTCTGGCGGGGACAGGGTCATTGATCCCGGCAAACAAGACCTACATCCAGCAACGGCACATCTACGATGGTCAGTGCAAGGCGGCGGGCCTGAGCAATATGCATGGGCTGCGGCATCGGTATGCACAAATGCGATATGAAACACTGACGGGGTGGAAGTCACCGGCAGCAGGCGGGCCTGGCACGGCTCAACTCGACCTATCGCAACGCCTGGCTGACCAACAAGCACGACAGCAGATCAGTCGTGAACTTGGGCATGAGAGGATGAAAGTGACAGCGATCTATCTGGGAAGCTGA